ATTTTCGGAATCCGCTGTTGGTGATTTTGTTTTCGCAGCTGGCATTCTGGTGCGACGAACGGGCGTTGATCAACTCAACTTACATCGGGCTATGGTATTTATTACCCCTAATTCAGACCGTTGTAAAAACCCGTAAGTTTGAGTTACGACTGATTCCCGCACCATTGGTGGCCCTGGTAGTCAGTGTCATGTTGTACGGAGCGACCCGGAAATGGCTGGAACTGACCTACGGGATGACGGTTGGACACGATGCATCCTGGTCGGCCCGGACGCTGGCCTGGAGCATGAGTTACGTAGGGGATAAAATGGCGCGCGGACTGGAAGGAATGTGGCTGATTCTGCTGGCGGCTTTCTGGGCGCTGGCCGTTCGGCGGCAGTGGCTGGAGCTGGTCCTGCTGGGCGGGGCCTGGGCACTGACGATGCTGGTCTCGGTGCTGGTTGCCGACGGAACGCGGTCGCTTTCGTTTGGCTTTATGGCGTTCTTTTTCGCGCTGGCCATCCTGAAGCGCTACCTGTCGGCTGGGCAGCTACGGTTTTTGTTGTTGAGCAGCGTGGTAATTTCACTGATGTATTCGATTAATTTTCCATAAATCTGTAATCAATTTCAGTTCAAATAAACTAGTCAAACAATGGCAAAAATTAACTTCGGCGGAGTTGAAGAAGAAGTCGTAACCCGCGAAGAATTTCCTCTCGAAAAAGCCAGAGAAACTCTCCAAGATGAAGTCATCGCCGTCATCGGTTACGGTGTGCAGGGTCCGGGCCAGTCGCTGAACATGCGCGACAATGGTTTCAATGTTATCGTTGGCCAACGCAAAGGCAAAACCTACGACAAAGCCGTGAGCGATGGATGGGTGCCGGGCGAAACCTTGTTTGAAATTGAAGAAGCCCTCGAAAAAGGAACCATTATCTGCTTCCTGCTGTCGGATGCCGCTCAAATTGAGCTGTGGCCGACCGTGAAAAAATACCTGACCGCCGGCAAATCGCTGTATTTCTCACACGGCTTCGGGGTTACGTACAAAGACCAGACCGGTATTGTGCCGCCCGCCGAGGTAGATGTATTCCTGGTGGCTCCGAAAGGCTCTGGAACGTCGCTGCGCCGGTTGTTCGTGGAAGGCAAGGGCTTGAACTCGAGCTTTGCGATCTACCAGGATGCCAGCGGTAAAGCCCGTCAGAAAGCCATTGCAATGGGCATTGGCGTGGGTTCAGGGTACCTGTTCGAAACCGATTTCTATAAAGAAGTAACTTCTGACCTGACCGGCGAACGCGGTACGCTGATGGGCGCCATTCAGGGAATTTTTGCTGCTCAGTATGAAGTGCTGCGCGCCAACGGTCACTCCCCGTCGGAAGCCTTCAACGAAACCGTCGAAGAACTGACGCAGTCGCTGATGCCGCTCGTTGCCGAGAACGGAATGGACTGGATGTACGCCAACTGTTCGACAACTGCCCAACGCGGAGCCCTCGACTGGTGGAAACCGTTCCGGGATGCCACGAAGCCGGTTTTCGAACAACTTTACAATTCGGTGAAAGCCGGTGAGCAGGCCAATATCTCGATCACCCGCAACTCGCAGGCTGATTACCGTGAAAAACTGGAAGAAGAACTGAAAGAACTTCGGGAATCAGAAATGTGGCGGGCCGGAACGGCAGTTCGCAGTCTGCGTCCGGAGCGCAACTAAAGTTTAGGGCAGGGCTCCCTGCATCATCGGGGCAGTTTAGGAACTCGTTGTTAAAGTTTGCCGTAATTTGAGTAACTTTAACATCCCATCAGGGCTCCTGAACTCCCCGATTCTTAAACTTAAAATCTTGAATAACGTGGTTGAAGCGGAGAAAAAAATCACCTTTCCGGACGTAGACAACATCTATCTGGCGGCTGATCGGTTGCGGGGCGTTGCCGTGCACACACCGTTGCAGGAAAATCTAAACCTGTCGGACAAATACGGGGCCAATATTTTTCTGAAACGGGAAGATTTACAGGTTGTACGCTCCTACAAAATTCGGGGCGCTTACAACAAAATGGCCAGTCTGCCCGCTGAAGCGCTGGCTAAAGGTGTGGTTTGCGCCAGTGCCGGTAACCACGCGCAGGGCATGGCATATGCCTGTCGGAAGATGGCAGTCAAAGGGATTATTTTCATGCCGACCACCACGCCCAATCAGAAAGTCAAGCAGGTCAAACTGTTTGGGAAAGAATTTGTGGAGGTGATCCTGACCGGCGATACCTACGATGATGCTTTCCATGCGGCCATCGACTACGTGAATGCCCACGACAGCACATTTGTGCATCCGTTCGACGACATGCAGGTCATTGAAGGACAGGGGACCGTTGGCCTGGAGATTTTTAAAGACTCCAACTTTCGGATTGACTACCTGCTGATGGCCATCGGCGGGGGCGGTTTGGCATCGGGCGTTTCGACGGTGTTTCGGCAACTGAGTCCGAGAACAAAGCTGATTGGGGTAGAACCGCTGGGTGCGCCCTCCATGAAAATAGCGATGGATCAGGGGCATGTCGTAACCCTGGATGAAATTGACAAGTTTGTAGACGGAGCCGCCGTCAAGCGCGTTGGCGCAACAACGTTCGAAATCTGTCGGCAAAATCTTGATCAGCTCATCCTGGTGCCCGAAGGCAAAGTCTGTACGACCATTCTGCAACTCTACAACGAAGACGCCATCGTGGCCGAACCGGCCGGGGCGCTGACGATTGCCGCCCTGGATTTTCTGAAAGATGAGATCAAAGGCAAAAATGTGGTTTGCCTCGTCAGCGGAGGAAATAACGACATTACCCGTACGGAAGAAATCAAAGAGTTGTCGCTGCTGTACGAAGGACTAAAGCATTACTTCATCATCCGGTTTCCGCAGCGGGCCGGGGCCATGCGTGAATTCCTGAGCGGTGTGCTGGGTGAAACCGACGACATTACGCTGTTTGAATATTCCAAGAAAACCAATCGGGAGCGCGGTCCGGCTCTGGTCGGTATCGAGTTGAAAAACAAATCGGATTTTGAACCGCTGCTGAACCGCATGCGTGAAGCCAAAATCCATTTTGAATACCTGAACGACAAGCCGGACCTGTTTGAGTTTTTGATTTAAACAATTGCGGACGTTTCTCAGAGCAGATTGAGTAGTTTTCTCCGCCGTCGATCTGATAAGGGGGAAATGTAAAATAAGTAAGAACTATAGCCATGAGTCAGCCTAGAACACTTTTCGATAAAATCTGGGATGCCCACGTCGTCAAGGCGATGGACGGCGGACCGGATGCCGTCTTTATCGATCGCCATTTTATTCACGAAGTGACCAGTCCGCAGGCGTTTGACGGGTTGCGGAAGCGGGGCATCGGTGTTTTCAACATTGCGCGTACGACGGCGACGGCTGATCACAACGTACCGACGAAAGATCAGCACTTGCCCATCAAAGAAGCCCTATCGCGGCATCAGGTAGAAACCTTACGGAAAAACTGCGCCGAATTTGGTATTGAACTCTACGATCTCGGACACCCTTTTCAGGGCATTGTCCATATTATCGGTCCCGAACTGGGCGTGACCCTGCCGGGCATGACCATCGTTTGCGGAGATAGCCACACCAGTACCCACGGCGCGCTCGGCAACATCGCATTCGGCATCGGGACCAGCGAAGTAGAGCAGGTGCTGGCTACCCAGTGCATTCTGCAATACAAGCCGAAGCGGATGCGCATCAACATCAACGGGCAATTGACGAAAGGCGTTAGCTCGAAGGATATTATTCTTTACATCATTTCCCAGATCTCAGCCAGCGGAGCGACGGGCTATTTCGTCGAATACGCGGGGGATACCATTCGCGGCTTGTCGATGGAAGCCCGGATGACCATCTGCAACATGAGCATCGAAATGGGTGCGCGCGGGGGCCTGATTGCGCCCGACGAAACTACGTTTGAATACATTCGCGGCCGTCGGTTTGCCCCGCAGGGTGAAGCGTTTGATCAAGCCGTTGAACACTGGCGGACGCTGAAAACCGACGAAGACGCCGAGTTCGATCTGGAACTGAACTACAATGCCGAAGATATTGGGCCGATGATTACCTACGGTACTAACCCCGGAATGGGCATCAGCGTAGACAGTCACGTTCCCAACCTGAGCGAAATACCGCAAAGCGAACTGGCTTCCTACACGAAGTCACTGGCCTACATGGGGCTGGAGCCGGGTATGGAACTGGTCGGCAAACCGGTTGATTACGTGTTTATTGGCTCCTGCACCAACGCCCGGATTGAAGATCTGCGGACGGTGGCTGATTTCGTGAAAGGCAAGAAAAAAGCCGAGGGCGTGGAGGTCTGGATTGTACCGGGCTCCGTTCAGGTTTCCCAACAGGCTAAAGCCGAAGGACTGGATCAGGTGTTTCTGGAAGCCGGTTTTGAACTGCGCGAACCGGGTTGCTCGGCGTGTCTGGGTATGAACGAAGACAAAGTTCCGGCGGGTAAGTACTGCATTTCGACATCCAACCGTAATTTCGAAGGTCGTCAGGGACCCGGTGCGCGAACGTTCCTGGCCAGTCCGATCATGGCGGCAGCCGCTGCGGTGACCGGCAAAGTGACGGACGTTCGGCAATTGGTGTAAACAGATCATTAGAATGAGCAAAGAAACCTTCCATAAACTGGTCTCAACGGCGGCACCGTTGCCGATTGAGAATATTGATACCGATCAGATTATTCCGGCGCGATTCCTGAAAGCCACCACGCGCGAAGGCTTCGGCGATAACCTGTTCCGGGACTGGCGGTACAACGGCGACGATACGCCAAAAGCGGATTTCGTCCTGAACGATCCGACGTATGCGGGTTCCCGAATTCTGGTTGCGGGCAAAAACTTCGGGATGGGTTCCAGCCGGGAACATGCCGCCTGGGCGCTGCACGATTACGGTTTTAAGGTGGTTATTTCGAGCTTCTTCGCGGATATTTTCCGGAATAATGCTCTGAATAACTTTGTGTTGCCTGCTCAGGTTTCGGACGCCTTCCTCGCCGAGATTTTCAAGGCCATTGAAGCCAATCCGAAAACAGAAATAACGGTCGATCTGGTCAGCCAGGAGATTGTGCTGGAAAACGGGTTGAAAGAACCATTCGCCATCAACGCCTACAAAAAGCAGTGCTTGATGAATGGATACGATGACATTGATTACCTGTTGAGCTTACAAGAAGAAATCAAACAATACGATCTAGCCCACGCTAATGTCCAGTGAGTGAATGCGTGATGAGTGAATAGCTCTGCCGGATTCATGCTTACTGCGGAGCTATTCACTCATTCGCTCATTCGCTCATTCACTCATTGAAGAGGAATGAAGAAACACATTGTAGTCATCGCCGGCGACGGCATCGGTCAGGAAGTAACAACCGTTGGGAAACAGGTTCTGGACCGCATCGCGGAGAAATTTGGCCACGAATTTACGTACGACGAAGCCCTGATTGGTCACGCGGCCATTGAAGCAACGGGTAATCCGCTGCCGGACGAAACCGTTACCAAATCGAAGCAGTCGGACGCTATTCTATTCGGAGCCGTTGGGCACCCGAAGTACGACAACGACCCCTCGGCGAAAGTACGGCCCGAACAAGGTTTGCTGGGCATCCGGAAAGCCCTGGGCTTGTATGCCAACCTGCGTCCCATCAAGCTGTTCGACGAGCTTTTACAGGCATCAAGCATCAAGCCGGAATTTCTGCAAGGTGCCGACATTCTATTTTTCCGTGAGCTGACGGGCGACGTGTATTTTGGCGAAAAAGGCCGCAAAGACGACGGCGATACGGCGTATGACCTGATGATCTACAGCCGCTACGAGGTAGAACGGATTGCCGTTAAAGCGTTTGAAGCCGCCATGACCCGCCGGAAAAAGCTGTGCTCGGTGGATAAAGCCAACGTGCTGGAATCATCCCGGCTCTGGCGTGAAGTGGTGCAGGAAGTGGCCAAACGGTATCCCGAAGTGGAAGTGGAACACCAGTTTATTGATGCCGCTGCCATGCTGCTGATCAAAGATCCGCGCCGGTTCGACGTGGTCGTAACGGGCAACCTGTTCGGGGATATTTTAACGGACGAAGCTTCGCAGATCGCCGGCTCCATGGGCATGCTGGCGTCGGCTTCAATCGGTGATACCACGGGGCTCTATGAACCCATTCACGGTTCGGCCCACGATATCACGGGCAAAGGCGTTGCCAACCCGCTGGCGTCGGTGCTGTCGGCCGCTTTGATGCTCGATATTTCGTTTGGCATGAAAGCCGAATCCGAGGCCGTTGTCAACGCCGTTGATCAGGTTTTGAAAGCCGGATTCCGGACGCGCGATATTGCCGATGCCACCACACCCGCAAACCTGATTTTGGGAAC
This Larkinella insperata DNA region includes the following protein-coding sequences:
- the ilvC gene encoding ketol-acid reductoisomerase, yielding MAKINFGGVEEEVVTREEFPLEKARETLQDEVIAVIGYGVQGPGQSLNMRDNGFNVIVGQRKGKTYDKAVSDGWVPGETLFEIEEALEKGTIICFLLSDAAQIELWPTVKKYLTAGKSLYFSHGFGVTYKDQTGIVPPAEVDVFLVAPKGSGTSLRRLFVEGKGLNSSFAIYQDASGKARQKAIAMGIGVGSGYLFETDFYKEVTSDLTGERGTLMGAIQGIFAAQYEVLRANGHSPSEAFNETVEELTQSLMPLVAENGMDWMYANCSTTAQRGALDWWKPFRDATKPVFEQLYNSVKAGEQANISITRNSQADYREKLEEELKELRESEMWRAGTAVRSLRPERN
- the ilvA gene encoding threonine ammonia-lyase IlvA translates to MNNVVEAEKKITFPDVDNIYLAADRLRGVAVHTPLQENLNLSDKYGANIFLKREDLQVVRSYKIRGAYNKMASLPAEALAKGVVCASAGNHAQGMAYACRKMAVKGIIFMPTTTPNQKVKQVKLFGKEFVEVILTGDTYDDAFHAAIDYVNAHDSTFVHPFDDMQVIEGQGTVGLEIFKDSNFRIDYLLMAIGGGGLASGVSTVFRQLSPRTKLIGVEPLGAPSMKIAMDQGHVVTLDEIDKFVDGAAVKRVGATTFEICRQNLDQLILVPEGKVCTTILQLYNEDAIVAEPAGALTIAALDFLKDEIKGKNVVCLVSGGNNDITRTEEIKELSLLYEGLKHYFIIRFPQRAGAMREFLSGVLGETDDITLFEYSKKTNRERGPALVGIELKNKSDFEPLLNRMREAKIHFEYLNDKPDLFEFLI
- the leuC gene encoding 3-isopropylmalate dehydratase large subunit; this encodes MSQPRTLFDKIWDAHVVKAMDGGPDAVFIDRHFIHEVTSPQAFDGLRKRGIGVFNIARTTATADHNVPTKDQHLPIKEALSRHQVETLRKNCAEFGIELYDLGHPFQGIVHIIGPELGVTLPGMTIVCGDSHTSTHGALGNIAFGIGTSEVEQVLATQCILQYKPKRMRININGQLTKGVSSKDIILYIISQISASGATGYFVEYAGDTIRGLSMEARMTICNMSIEMGARGGLIAPDETTFEYIRGRRFAPQGEAFDQAVEHWRTLKTDEDAEFDLELNYNAEDIGPMITYGTNPGMGISVDSHVPNLSEIPQSELASYTKSLAYMGLEPGMELVGKPVDYVFIGSCTNARIEDLRTVADFVKGKKKAEGVEVWIVPGSVQVSQQAKAEGLDQVFLEAGFELREPGCSACLGMNEDKVPAGKYCISTSNRNFEGRQGPGARTFLASPIMAAAAAVTGKVTDVRQLV
- the leuD gene encoding 3-isopropylmalate dehydratase small subunit, with the protein product MSKETFHKLVSTAAPLPIENIDTDQIIPARFLKATTREGFGDNLFRDWRYNGDDTPKADFVLNDPTYAGSRILVAGKNFGMGSSREHAAWALHDYGFKVVISSFFADIFRNNALNNFVLPAQVSDAFLAEIFKAIEANPKTEITVDLVSQEIVLENGLKEPFAINAYKKQCLMNGYDDIDYLLSLQEEIKQYDLAHANVQ
- the leuB gene encoding 3-isopropylmalate dehydrogenase; its protein translation is MKKHIVVIAGDGIGQEVTTVGKQVLDRIAEKFGHEFTYDEALIGHAAIEATGNPLPDETVTKSKQSDAILFGAVGHPKYDNDPSAKVRPEQGLLGIRKALGLYANLRPIKLFDELLQASSIKPEFLQGADILFFRELTGDVYFGEKGRKDDGDTAYDLMIYSRYEVERIAVKAFEAAMTRRKKLCSVDKANVLESSRLWREVVQEVAKRYPEVEVEHQFIDAAAMLLIKDPRRFDVVVTGNLFGDILTDEASQIAGSMGMLASASIGDTTGLYEPIHGSAHDITGKGVANPLASVLSAALMLDISFGMKAESEAVVNAVDQVLKAGFRTRDIADATTPANLILGTQEMGQQLISKL